Proteins from one Ramlibacter sp. PS4R-6 genomic window:
- the xdhB gene encoding xanthine dehydrogenase molybdopterin binding subunit → MESPHARTQHSPAVAVPLAHESARAHVSGTATYIDDIPEIKGTLHAAPILSTVARGKLRGVDVAAALAMPGVRDVVLARDIPGDPVLATFVHDEPVFAQGEVNHVGQVIGLVVADTVMDARRAARKVVLDIEPLPAILTPREAHAQQSYVLPPVTVRRGDADAALARSKRRLQGQFEVGGQEHFYLEGQVAYAIPKEQRGWHVHSSTQHPGEVQHWVAHALGIENNAVTVECRRMGGGFGGKETQAGHLAVWAALAAHKCGRPVKMRLDRDDDFLVTGKRHPFAYDWEAGFDDSGLLTALKVKMYANCGFSADLSGPVADRAIFHTDNAYFLSDVEIVSYRCRTNVQSHTAFRGFGGPQGVILIEAILGNIARTLALDPLDVRKRNLYGVAERNVTHYQMKVEDNILAPLIARLEEHSRYRERRGRIAAWNAKSPVIKRGLAITPVKFGISFTATLFNQAGALVHVYTDGSVQVNHGGTEMGQGLNTKIAQLVADELGVPFERVRSTAADTSKVPNASATAASSGTDLNGRAAQYAARNVRDNLAAFVAGLDNCGAGAVGFSRGQVITPANTRSFDEVVKAAYANRIQLWSHGFYRTPKIHYDKTTLTGRPFYYFAYGAACSEVAVDTLTGESRVLAVDILHDVGTPVNPAIDIGQIEGGFIQGVGWLTTEQLVWNDKGVLTTHAPSTYKIPTSGDVPPHFDVQLWPEANREDNVGGSKAVGEPPFMLAISVWEAIREAVAQARGDGRPVQMDAPATAENVLKALGA, encoded by the coding sequence ATGGAGTCGCCGCACGCGCGCACGCAGCACTCGCCGGCGGTCGCCGTGCCGCTCGCGCACGAGAGCGCCCGCGCCCATGTCAGCGGGACGGCGACCTACATCGACGACATCCCCGAGATCAAGGGCACGCTCCATGCCGCGCCCATCCTGTCGACCGTGGCGCGCGGAAAGCTGCGCGGCGTCGACGTCGCCGCGGCACTGGCGATGCCCGGCGTGCGCGACGTGGTGCTGGCGCGCGACATCCCCGGCGACCCGGTGCTCGCGACCTTCGTGCACGACGAACCGGTGTTCGCGCAGGGCGAGGTGAACCACGTCGGGCAGGTGATCGGCCTCGTCGTCGCGGACACGGTGATGGACGCGCGCCGCGCCGCGCGCAAGGTGGTGCTGGACATCGAACCCCTGCCCGCGATCCTCACGCCGCGCGAGGCGCACGCGCAGCAAAGCTACGTGCTGCCGCCGGTCACGGTGCGGCGCGGCGATGCCGACGCGGCGCTCGCGCGCTCGAAGCGCCGGTTGCAGGGCCAGTTCGAGGTGGGCGGGCAGGAGCACTTCTACCTCGAAGGCCAGGTGGCCTACGCCATCCCGAAGGAGCAGCGCGGCTGGCACGTGCACTCCAGCACGCAGCACCCGGGCGAGGTGCAGCACTGGGTGGCGCATGCGCTGGGCATCGAGAACAACGCGGTCACGGTGGAATGCCGGCGCATGGGCGGCGGCTTCGGCGGCAAGGAAACGCAGGCCGGCCACCTCGCGGTCTGGGCGGCGCTCGCGGCGCACAAGTGCGGGCGGCCCGTGAAGATGCGATTGGACCGCGACGACGACTTCCTCGTCACCGGCAAGCGCCACCCCTTCGCCTACGACTGGGAAGCGGGCTTCGACGACTCGGGCCTGCTCACGGCGCTCAAGGTCAAGATGTACGCCAACTGCGGCTTCTCGGCGGACCTGTCGGGGCCGGTGGCGGACCGCGCGATCTTCCATACCGACAACGCGTACTTCCTGTCGGACGTGGAAATCGTCTCGTATCGCTGCAGGACGAACGTGCAGAGCCATACCGCCTTCCGCGGCTTCGGCGGGCCGCAGGGCGTGATCCTCATCGAGGCGATCCTGGGGAACATCGCGCGAACCCTGGCGCTCGACCCGCTGGACGTGCGCAAGCGCAACCTGTACGGCGTGGCCGAGCGCAACGTCACGCACTACCAGATGAAGGTCGAGGACAACATCCTCGCGCCGCTCATCGCACGCCTCGAGGAGCATTCGCGCTACCGCGAACGGCGCGGGCGCATCGCCGCGTGGAATGCGAAGAGCCCCGTGATCAAGCGGGGCCTCGCGATCACGCCCGTCAAGTTCGGCATCAGCTTCACGGCCACGCTCTTCAACCAGGCCGGGGCCCTGGTGCACGTGTACACCGACGGCAGCGTGCAGGTGAACCACGGCGGCACCGAGATGGGCCAGGGCCTGAACACCAAGATCGCGCAGCTGGTCGCCGACGAGCTGGGCGTGCCCTTCGAGCGCGTGCGCTCCACCGCGGCCGACACCAGCAAGGTGCCGAACGCGTCGGCCACCGCCGCATCGAGCGGCACCGACCTCAATGGCCGCGCGGCGCAGTACGCGGCGCGCAACGTGCGCGACAACCTCGCCGCCTTCGTCGCGGGCCTGGACAATTGCGGCGCGGGCGCGGTCGGGTTTTCACGCGGCCAGGTCATCACGCCGGCGAACACGCGCAGCTTCGACGAGGTGGTGAAGGCCGCGTACGCCAACCGCATCCAGCTGTGGAGCCACGGCTTCTACCGCACGCCCAAGATCCACTACGACAAGACGACGCTGACGGGCCGGCCCTTCTATTACTTCGCCTACGGCGCGGCGTGCAGCGAGGTAGCGGTGGACACGCTCACCGGCGAATCGCGCGTGCTGGCGGTGGACATCCTGCACGACGTCGGCACCCCCGTGAACCCCGCCATCGACATCGGCCAGATCGAGGGCGGCTTCATCCAGGGCGTGGGCTGGCTCACGACCGAGCAATTGGTGTGGAACGACAAGGGCGTGCTCACCACGCACGCGCCCAGCACCTACAAGATCCCCACCAGCGGCGACGTGCCGCCGCATTTCGACGTCCAGCTGTGGCCGGAGGCGAATCGCGAGGACAACGTCGGCGGCAGCAAGGCCGTGGGCGAGCCGCCTTTCATGCTGGCGATCAGCGTGTGGGAGGCGATCCGCGAGGCCGTCGCGCAGGCGCGCGGCGACGGCCGCCCGGTGCAGATGGATGCGCCGGCGACCGCCGAGAACGTGCTGAAGGCGCTGGGCGCCTAG
- a CDS encoding cytidylate kinase-like family protein, with the protein MVATVVCISRAMYTGAENIAHEVAQELGFRYVDEEIVERAAQKRGLQAAEVASAERRKNFLVQALEEIADQGSDLVAYFANNKEATRPSDELRNLIRQAIQETADEGRVVIVAHAASYALARRKQVLRVLITGSEFGRVMKWAPTAGGASPTEAGEAIRASDAARADYLRRFYDVKQESPSDYDLTVSVDSLKPASIRELVLQAARLVD; encoded by the coding sequence ATGGTTGCAACCGTAGTCTGCATTTCGCGCGCGATGTACACCGGGGCGGAGAACATCGCTCATGAAGTGGCGCAGGAGCTGGGCTTCCGCTACGTCGACGAGGAGATCGTCGAACGCGCCGCGCAAAAGCGCGGCCTCCAGGCGGCGGAGGTCGCCAGCGCCGAGCGGCGCAAGAACTTCCTGGTGCAGGCCCTCGAGGAGATCGCCGACCAGGGCTCGGACCTCGTGGCCTACTTCGCCAACAACAAGGAGGCCACGCGGCCCAGCGACGAGCTGCGCAACCTCATACGCCAGGCGATCCAGGAAACGGCCGACGAAGGCCGGGTGGTCATCGTCGCGCACGCGGCCTCGTACGCGCTGGCGCGGCGCAAGCAGGTGCTGCGCGTGCTGATCACGGGCTCCGAATTCGGCCGCGTCATGAAATGGGCGCCCACGGCCGGCGGCGCCAGCCCCACCGAGGCCGGCGAAGCCATCCGCGCCAGCGACGCCGCCCGCGCCGATTACCTGAGGCGCTTCTACGACGTCAAGCAGGAGTCGCCCTCCGACTACGACCTGACCGTGTCGGTGGATTCGCTCAAGCCCGCGAGCATCCGCGAGCTGGTCCTGCAGGCCGCGCGCCTGGTCGACTAG
- a CDS encoding CAP domain-containing protein: MASRTIAVLMLAGASAALGAGTGDEHLLSLVVQARARGCAGHAGTREPLHWSAAVVRAAARAERGEKPLAALEHEGYRATRVFHASFGGYRDAAAVADAFANHYCSALVEPGFTDFGFHRSGSRWLLVLAAPLEVPQLADRKAALAKVLALTNEARAHPRTCGDKAFDAAPAVRWNPQLERAAAQHAQDMAAHAYLDHRGRDGSTPAQRITRAGYRWRGVGENVASGQTTPQDVVADWLRSPGHCANLMNPDYSEMGVAYGVNMNAEAVVFWAQAFGKPR; encoded by the coding sequence ATGGCCTCTCGCACGATCGCGGTGCTCATGCTTGCCGGCGCGTCGGCCGCGCTGGGCGCGGGCACCGGCGACGAGCACCTGTTGTCGCTGGTGGTGCAGGCGCGGGCCCGCGGCTGCGCGGGGCACGCGGGCACGCGCGAGCCCTTGCACTGGTCTGCCGCCGTGGTGCGTGCCGCGGCGCGGGCCGAGCGCGGCGAGAAGCCTCTGGCGGCGCTGGAGCACGAGGGCTACCGCGCCACGCGCGTGTTCCATGCCAGTTTCGGCGGCTACCGCGACGCGGCCGCGGTCGCCGATGCCTTCGCGAACCATTACTGCTCGGCGCTGGTCGAGCCCGGCTTCACCGACTTCGGCTTCCACCGCAGCGGCTCGCGCTGGCTCCTGGTGCTGGCCGCGCCGCTGGAAGTGCCGCAGCTGGCCGACCGCAAGGCCGCGCTGGCGAAGGTGCTGGCGCTGACGAACGAGGCGCGCGCGCATCCCCGGACCTGCGGCGACAAGGCGTTCGACGCGGCGCCGGCCGTGCGGTGGAACCCGCAGCTGGAGCGCGCGGCCGCGCAGCACGCGCAGGACATGGCCGCGCACGCCTACCTGGACCACCGCGGCCGCGACGGCAGCACGCCGGCGCAACGCATCACGCGCGCGGGCTATCGCTGGCGGGGCGTGGGCGAGAACGTCGCATCGGGGCAGACGACGCCGCAGGACGTCGTGGCCGACTGGCTGCGCAGCCCGGGCCATTGCGCCAACCTCATGAACCCGGACTACAGCGAGATGGGGGTGGCCTACGGCGTCAACATGAATGCGGAAGCTGTCGTTTTCTGGGCGCAGGCCTTCGGCAAGCCGCGCTGA